A stretch of Leisingera sp. S132 DNA encodes these proteins:
- a CDS encoding substrate-binding domain-containing protein, whose amino-acid sequence MKPLILSAVASLVWAAAALAEEMKMAVTTSFHNSGLAEILLPEIKKDLGLDVQLLVVGTGQAIRLGEAGDVDAILVHSKKAEEKFLQGGNGTHRREIMYNDFVFIGPEDDAAGIAGAGNAAGALQRIAGTEAAFVSRGDDSGTHKKELSLWKAAGLDPEGFGEWYRAVGAGMGAALNTAAGMDAYIMSDRASWLNFGNKGDLKLLFAGDPVLFNQYAYIPVNPEKHGHVKNGLVMQLEEWLVSDKAKELINAYQINGETLFVFNAQQ is encoded by the coding sequence CCTTTGATTTTAAGTGCTGTTGCCTCTTTGGTATGGGCCGCGGCGGCGCTGGCGGAAGAGATGAAGATGGCGGTGACCACCTCTTTCCACAATTCCGGGCTGGCAGAGATTCTTCTGCCGGAAATCAAGAAGGACCTAGGGCTGGATGTGCAATTGCTGGTCGTCGGCACCGGCCAGGCGATCCGCTTGGGAGAGGCGGGCGACGTCGACGCGATCCTGGTGCATTCAAAGAAGGCCGAGGAGAAGTTCTTGCAGGGCGGCAACGGCACCCACCGCCGCGAGATTATGTACAACGATTTTGTTTTCATCGGGCCCGAAGACGATGCAGCAGGGATCGCTGGCGCCGGAAATGCAGCTGGAGCATTGCAAAGGATTGCCGGGACGGAGGCAGCTTTTGTCAGCCGCGGCGACGACAGCGGCACCCACAAGAAGGAACTGAGCCTCTGGAAGGCCGCAGGGCTGGACCCCGAAGGTTTTGGTGAGTGGTACCGTGCTGTTGGCGCAGGCATGGGTGCTGCGCTAAATACCGCTGCGGGTATGGACGCTTACATCATGTCGGACCGCGCCAGCTGGCTGAACTTTGGCAACAAGGGCGATCTGAAGCTGCTGTTTGCTGGTGATCCGGTGCTGTTCAACCAGTATGCCTATATCCCGGTGAACCCGGAGAAGCATGGCCATGTGAAGAATGGCCTAGTAATGCAGCTGGAGGAATGGCTGGTTTCGGACAAGGCCAAGGAACTTATCAACGCTTACCAGATTAATGGCGAAACGCTGTTTGTCTTTAACGCTCAGCAGTGA
- the phnF gene encoding phosphonate metabolism transcriptional regulator PhnF produces MARTPIWKSIAIALTDDIAQGRYETGGKLPAEVQLSARFGVNRHTVRRALSELAEQGLVHSRRGAGVFVASRPTDYPISRRVRFHQNLTREGRSPAKQILTLETRAASAREAKTLQLDPGAEVHVYDGLSLADGQPIALFQSIFPADRFPGILEALQEQRSVTAALQKFGVEDYTRIETRITAKLATATQALHLKIAEGSPILRTTGVNADPQGRPVEFGRTWFAGDRVTLTVSSES; encoded by the coding sequence ATGGCCCGCACTCCCATTTGGAAGTCCATTGCTATCGCCCTGACCGACGACATCGCGCAGGGCCGGTATGAAACCGGCGGCAAGCTGCCCGCCGAAGTACAGCTTTCGGCTCGTTTCGGGGTGAACCGGCATACTGTTCGCCGGGCATTGTCGGAACTGGCGGAACAGGGATTGGTCCATTCGCGCCGCGGTGCCGGAGTTTTTGTAGCTTCCAGACCAACGGATTACCCGATCAGCAGGCGGGTGCGGTTCCACCAGAACCTGACACGCGAAGGCCGTAGCCCTGCCAAGCAGATCCTGACGCTGGAAACCCGCGCAGCATCTGCGCGCGAGGCCAAGACGCTGCAACTGGACCCGGGCGCAGAGGTGCATGTCTATGACGGGTTATCACTCGCGGACGGCCAGCCCATCGCCCTGTTCCAAAGCATCTTCCCTGCAGACCGCTTTCCCGGCATTCTCGAAGCCCTTCAGGAACAGCGTTCGGTCACAGCAGCGCTTCAGAAGTTCGGAGTTGAGGATTACACCCGGATCGAGACCCGGATCACCGCCAAGCTGGCCACGGCTACCCAGGCGCTGCACCTCAAGATCGCCGAAGGCAGCCCGATCCTGCGCACGACGGGTGTCAATGCGGATCCGCAGGGGCGGCCCGTTGAGTTCGGCCGAACTTGGTTCGCCGGCGACAGGGTGACACTTACCGTAAGCAGCGAAAGCTGA
- the phnG gene encoding phosphonate C-P lyase system protein PhnG: protein MNTNFPAEDRKGWMSLLASAEEVRLTELWQDFGLDPDCEFLRAPEVGGIMVRGRMGSTGAPFNLGEMTVTRCALSLADGTVGHSYVQGRCKAKAEIAAKIDALMQTGAAEALNEAVLMPLAQARQAQKAARASKAAATKVEFFTMVRGDD, encoded by the coding sequence ATGAACACCAATTTTCCTGCAGAGGATCGCAAAGGCTGGATGAGCCTTCTGGCCTCCGCTGAAGAAGTCCGGCTGACTGAGCTGTGGCAAGATTTCGGGTTGGACCCGGATTGTGAGTTCCTCCGCGCTCCCGAAGTTGGCGGAATCATGGTTCGCGGCCGAATGGGCAGTACTGGTGCCCCTTTTAATTTGGGCGAAATGACCGTCACCCGATGCGCTCTTTCGCTGGCGGACGGTACGGTTGGCCATAGCTATGTGCAGGGCCGCTGCAAGGCGAAGGCGGAGATTGCAGCCAAGATAGATGCGCTGATGCAGACGGGTGCTGCTGAAGCCTTGAATGAGGCTGTGCTGATGCCGCTGGCGCAAGCGCGGCAGGCGCAGAAGGCGGCCCGCGCGTCCAAGGCTGCAGCAACAAAGGTTGAGTTTTTCACGATGGTGCGGGGAGATGATTGA
- the phnH gene encoding phosphonate C-P lyase system protein PhnH, with translation MDQQSRSTVFSGGFGNPQVAAAHAFRAAMNAMARPGQVQEISGATPPEGVSVAAGSLLLTLCDPETGVYLAPDVDSEALRGWLAFHTGAPVVDAGQADFALGGWQHLQPLSRFRIGTVEYPDRSATLIVEMHSLDVANAALSGPGIKEMARMQVPELAALQANAALFPLGLDFFFTFGSQVSALPRSTQVIAEA, from the coding sequence ATGGATCAGCAATCCCGTAGCACAGTTTTCTCAGGCGGTTTTGGCAATCCGCAGGTCGCCGCCGCGCATGCTTTCCGAGCGGCGATGAATGCAATGGCCCGCCCCGGTCAGGTGCAGGAAATTTCAGGGGCAACGCCTCCAGAAGGGGTTTCAGTGGCTGCAGGCAGCCTTTTGCTGACCCTTTGCGACCCGGAAACCGGCGTGTATCTGGCGCCTGATGTGGACAGCGAGGCCCTGCGTGGCTGGCTGGCCTTTCACACCGGCGCGCCGGTCGTTGACGCAGGGCAGGCGGATTTTGCTTTGGGCGGGTGGCAGCACTTGCAGCCGCTCAGCCGCTTTCGCATAGGGACGGTAGAGTATCCTGACCGCTCGGCCACGCTGATTGTCGAAATGCACAGCCTGGATGTGGCGAATGCGGCGCTAAGCGGTCCGGGGATCAAAGAAATGGCTCGCATGCAGGTGCCCGAACTTGCCGCGCTTCAAGCTAACGCAGCCTTGTTTCCGCTGGGACTGGACTTCTTCTTCACTTTTGGATCGCAGGTTTCGGCCTTGCCGCGGTCCACCCAAGTCATAGCGGAGGCCTAA
- a CDS encoding carbon-phosphorus lyase complex subunit PhnI: MYVAVKGGERAIENAHAWLAEERRGDTNVAELSLAQIREQLSLAVNRVMAEGSLYDPDLAALAIKQARGDLIEAIFLVRAYRTTLPRFGSSRPVKTSEMACDRRISATFKDAPGGQVLGPTFDYTHRLLDFKLAAEGDVPEAPAAEPRMETTPHITAFLQGEDIIEREAFSDEVPGDLTREPMAFPAGRAVRLQSLTRGDEGFILGMAYSTQRGYARNHAFVGELRIGTVPVEMEIPELGFAIEIGEVELTECETVNQFKGSKTVPPQFTRGYGLVFGQSERKSIAMALVDRALRWEELGEDNLGAPAQDEEFVLSHSDNIQATGFLEHIKLPHYVDFQSELELVRKLRREAVE; this comes from the coding sequence ATGTATGTTGCAGTTAAAGGCGGCGAGCGCGCCATCGAAAACGCCCATGCCTGGCTTGCCGAAGAACGCCGGGGTGACACCAATGTTGCGGAGCTTTCTCTTGCGCAGATCCGCGAGCAGCTAAGCCTTGCGGTAAACAGGGTGATGGCTGAAGGGTCTTTGTATGATCCCGATCTTGCCGCCCTGGCAATCAAACAGGCGCGAGGTGATCTGATCGAGGCCATTTTCCTGGTCCGCGCCTATCGCACTACTTTGCCGCGGTTCGGTTCCTCAAGGCCTGTAAAAACCAGCGAGATGGCCTGCGACCGGCGGATTTCGGCGACGTTCAAGGATGCGCCGGGCGGCCAGGTGCTGGGGCCAACATTCGACTACACCCACCGTTTGCTGGATTTCAAACTTGCCGCCGAAGGCGACGTTCCCGAAGCCCCGGCTGCCGAGCCGCGGATGGAAACCACGCCGCACATCACAGCCTTTCTGCAGGGGGAGGACATTATCGAGCGTGAGGCGTTTTCGGACGAGGTGCCGGGCGATCTGACACGCGAACCGATGGCCTTTCCCGCGGGCAGGGCAGTGCGTCTGCAATCGCTGACCCGTGGCGACGAGGGGTTTATCCTCGGCATGGCTTACTCCACTCAACGCGGATATGCGCGCAACCATGCCTTTGTCGGAGAGCTGCGCATCGGCACCGTTCCGGTGGAAATGGAGATCCCGGAGTTGGGTTTTGCCATTGAAATAGGAGAGGTGGAGCTGACCGAGTGCGAGACGGTGAACCAGTTCAAGGGTTCCAAAACGGTGCCGCCGCAGTTCACCCGCGGCTATGGCCTGGTCTTTGGCCAGTCCGAGCGCAAATCGATCGCCATGGCACTGGTCGACCGGGCGCTGCGTTGGGAAGAGTTAGGTGAGGACAATCTGGGGGCACCTGCGCAGGATGAGGAGTTTGTCCTGAGCCACTCAGACAATATTCAAGCTACGGGATTTCTGGAGCACATCAAGCTGCCGCACTACGTGGATTTTCAGTCTGAGCTGGAACTTGTCCGCAAGCTGCGACGCGAGGCAGTGGAATGA
- a CDS encoding alpha-D-ribose 1-methylphosphonate 5-phosphate C-P-lyase PhnJ: MSTSYNFAYLDEQTKRMIRRAILKGLAVPGYQVPFASREMPMPYGWGTGGVQVSAATLTPDDTLKVIDQGADDTTNAVSIRKFFEKTAGIATTEETAKASVIQTRHRIPEAELTEDQILVYQVPIPEPLRFLEPRETETRKMHALEEYGLMHVKLYEDISQHGAIATAYAYPVKVEGRYVMDPSPIPKFDNPKMEMAAIQLFGAGREQRIYALPPYTRVVSLDFEDYPFEASKADHPCDLCGAVDSYLDEVILDDAGSRMFVCSDTDYCRSRREAGHSGRLGEEAV, encoded by the coding sequence ATGAGCACCAGCTACAACTTCGCATATCTCGACGAGCAGACCAAGCGGATGATCCGCCGGGCAATCCTGAAAGGGTTGGCGGTGCCGGGCTATCAAGTGCCCTTTGCCAGCCGCGAGATGCCGATGCCTTATGGCTGGGGCACCGGCGGCGTGCAGGTCTCAGCCGCCACGCTGACCCCGGACGACACGCTCAAAGTGATCGACCAGGGGGCCGATGACACCACCAACGCGGTTTCAATCCGCAAATTTTTTGAAAAGACGGCAGGCATTGCAACCACTGAGGAAACCGCGAAGGCCAGCGTTATCCAGACCCGTCATAGGATCCCTGAGGCAGAACTGACCGAGGATCAGATTCTAGTCTACCAAGTGCCGATCCCGGAGCCGCTGCGCTTCCTGGAGCCGCGGGAAACCGAAACCCGTAAGATGCATGCGCTTGAGGAGTACGGGCTGATGCATGTGAAGTTGTATGAGGATATCAGCCAGCACGGGGCCATCGCCACCGCCTATGCCTATCCGGTCAAGGTGGAGGGGCGCTATGTAATGGATCCTTCACCGATCCCCAAATTCGACAATCCCAAAATGGAAATGGCAGCAATCCAGCTGTTCGGCGCGGGCCGCGAGCAACGTATTTATGCGCTGCCGCCCTATACCCGGGTCGTCTCTCTGGACTTTGAGGATTATCCGTTTGAGGCCAGCAAGGCTGATCATCCTTGTGATCTCTGCGGGGCAGTGGACAGCTACCTGGACGAGGTCATTCTGGATGATGCAGGCAGCCGGATGTTTGTTTGCTCGGATACTGATTACTGCCGGTCGCGGCGTGAAGCGGGCCATTCCGGCCGTCTGGGTGAGGAGGCCGTGTGA
- the phnK gene encoding phosphonate C-P lyase system protein PhnK encodes MTPLLQVKNVKKLYGARIGCTDVTFDLYPGEVMGIVGESGSGKSTLLNSLAGHLVPDFGEVIFDTRADGPVDTVTMSEAERRMLSRTDWAFVHQHARDGLRMSVSAGGNIGERLMAVGDRHYGAIRERAADWLGRVEISENRIDDRPSAFSGGMQQRLQIARNLVTGPRLVFMDEPTGGLDVSVQARLLDLLRGLVREMGLSAIIVTHDLAVVRLLADRLMVMKDGRVVETGLTDQVLDDPQHSYTQLLVSSVLQV; translated from the coding sequence ATGACACCTTTGCTGCAAGTGAAAAACGTCAAGAAACTTTATGGCGCACGGATCGGCTGCACGGATGTGACATTTGATTTGTACCCAGGCGAAGTCATGGGAATTGTGGGCGAAAGCGGGTCGGGAAAATCGACGCTGCTGAACAGCCTGGCAGGACATTTGGTCCCGGATTTCGGCGAAGTAATCTTTGACACACGCGCGGACGGGCCAGTGGATACAGTAACCATGTCCGAAGCGGAGCGGCGGATGCTGTCGCGAACAGACTGGGCCTTTGTCCACCAGCACGCCCGCGACGGTTTGCGGATGTCGGTTTCGGCTGGTGGCAATATTGGCGAGCGGCTGATGGCAGTGGGCGACCGCCATTACGGCGCAATCCGGGAACGGGCAGCTGACTGGCTTGGTCGGGTCGAGATCAGCGAAAACCGGATTGATGATCGCCCTTCCGCATTCTCTGGCGGCATGCAGCAACGTCTGCAGATTGCCCGCAACCTCGTCACCGGCCCGCGGCTGGTTTTCATGGACGAACCAACTGGCGGGCTGGATGTCTCTGTCCAGGCGCGCCTCCTCGACCTCTTGCGCGGGCTGGTGCGGGAAATGGGGCTGAGCGCCATTATCGTCACCCATGACCTGGCCGTGGTGCGGTTGCTGGCAGACCGGCTGATGGTGATGAAAGATGGCCGTGTGGTGGAAACCGGGCTGACCGACCAAGTACTGGACGATCCCCAGCACAGTTATACCCAACTGCTGGTTTCCAGCGTGCTGCAAGTCTGA
- the phnL gene encoding phosphonate C-P lyase system protein PhnL — MIELNNVSKSFILHNQGSAVIPVMQNATLCVKPGECVGLTGVSGAGKSTLMRVIYGNYLAASGSVVVGGVDVANAEPREILALRRETLGYVSQFLRVVPRVPTLDVVAEPLLAVGAPVGQARDKAASLLAQLNIPERLWGLSPTTFSGGEQQRVNIARGFAFDYPAMLLDEPTASLDAQNRATVLGLIKAAKARGAAIIGIFHDEAARETVCDRFVDVSGFSPKAMA, encoded by the coding sequence ATGATTGAACTGAACAACGTAAGCAAGAGCTTCATCTTGCACAACCAGGGCAGCGCAGTGATCCCGGTGATGCAAAATGCAACACTGTGTGTGAAACCCGGAGAATGTGTCGGGCTGACTGGAGTATCCGGTGCGGGCAAATCCACGCTGATGCGTGTGATCTATGGCAACTATCTAGCCGCCTCTGGCAGCGTCGTGGTTGGTGGTGTCGATGTGGCCAACGCCGAGCCGCGCGAAATCCTGGCCTTGCGCCGCGAAACCCTGGGATATGTCAGCCAGTTCTTGCGTGTCGTTCCGCGAGTGCCGACTCTGGATGTCGTAGCAGAGCCCTTGCTGGCGGTTGGAGCTCCCGTGGGCCAAGCTCGTGACAAGGCAGCCTCATTGCTGGCACAGCTTAACATCCCGGAACGGCTTTGGGGCCTTAGCCCAACGACCTTTTCCGGCGGCGAACAGCAGCGGGTGAATATCGCCCGAGGCTTTGCTTTCGATTATCCTGCGATGCTGCTGGATGAGCCAACGGCCAGCCTTGATGCGCAAAACCGGGCTACTGTTCTGGGCCTGATCAAGGCCGCCAAGGCACGGGGGGCGGCCATTATAGGCATTTTCCATGATGAAGCTGCGCGCGAAACGGTATGCGACCGGTTCGTGGACGTCTCCGGCTTTTCACCGAAGGCCATGGCATGA